The segment TCTCGCGCGAGGACATGGCCATCGCACGAGTATATGAGGCGGGCGCGGAAACTCAAATGGATGTTGCCGCGCCGATAGCGAATTAAAGCTCGTTCTTGAAACGTTCCACGACGAGGTCTTCGACCCAGTTCAACTGCTCCATGACCGCAGCTTTGAATTTGACGGGATCGATCTGTGCCCTGTTTAAGGGGTGACTTAGGAGGTCGTGAGCATCCGCCGCAGATTGCCTTCCATAACCGAGGCCGGAGTCAGACGAAGTAGCCTGTCCCGTGACCAGCGCACGAAGGGATGGCGTAGTTGACCCGCGCGACCGATGCGGCGTGATTGATTCGCGACCCAGCGAACGCGCGGTCCTCGCTCTTCTCGTAAAGCCTGGGCGAAATCAGTGTGTCCCATTGCCAAAGTACGGGCCAGAAACGCGGCGTCTTCAATTCCCATGGCGGCGCCTTGTCCCAGATTTGGCGTCATGGCGTGGGCGGCATCGCCGATTAAGACGATCGTGTCTTCGCCCCAGATAGGGGCGGGGAGTTCTTCGATGTCGCTTTGTATGATGTGACCTTCCTCGAAGATAGCGCGAAGGTAGTCCCGGTCGACGAAATCGTGGAAGTGCGGAAGGATATCCTCTGCGCGCAGGCCGCGGCCCTCGCCGGCCTGCGCGTTGAGGGTGGCGTACACGTAGGTTTCGTTCGCCGATACAGGCACGGTCCCTAGGCGACAACCGGCGCCCCAGGCTTCGGTGACTTGGGACGGGACGGGAAGATGGTGTACGAGTCCACGCCAGCAGGTGTATCCGGAATAGCGGAGCGGTGTCGTGGACTTCAAAAAGCGCGTTCGCACTTCCGAGCGGATGCCGTCGGCGCCGACCAAGAGGTCGAACGAGAAATCTTCACCATTGGAAAGAAAGGCTGTTCGTCTTTCGATTTTTGCGATGGAAGTTCCCAACCGCAGAGAAGTGGGATGGATCGCGCGAGCGAGCGCGGCGTGCAGCTCCCCTCGCTTCAACGCGAGGCCCGGTGATTGATCCTTGGTCAGGCGCGCGGGCACTTCACTGAGCACGACACCGCCCGCATCGCTTAGGTACATTCGTTCTAGACTGACCCCACGAAGACGCAGATCATCCAAGTCGAGAAATTTGGCCAGACATCCCAGGGCATTCACGCTTAACGTGATTCCCGCGCCGATGGGTTTTAATTCAGTCGCGCGCTCCACGATTCGGTGTTCGATACCAAGAAGACGGAGCTCGGCCGCTAGGCTAAGGCCCGCGATGCCGGCCCCTTGAATCAATACTTTCATTCGGCCTCCGATAACTTTAGAATACGAGTAATTGCTTACATTTTACACTCGCAATGGGGGAGGCCCATGCCCGCCTCAAGAAGAAGCCTAAGTCCGCGAAAACAGCCAACTCAGCAACGTTCGCGCGAGATGGTCGAGCTTCTGCTAAAATCGACGACTCGCATTTTAGTGAAGGACGGGCTGACCGGATTCAATACGAACAAGCTCGCGCGGGTTGCGGGAGTTTCGGTCGGTTCGGTTTACCAATACTTTCCGAATAAGGACTCGCTGCTTTCAGCTTTGATTGAGGCGAAAGTTGCCGCCGACGTCGAATTTTTCATAGAGTGGATGAAGGACGCGGAGGGTTGGAGTGTGGAGCGTCGCTTTGAAGAGCTTCTTCTAGCCGGAATCGAATTGCATCGCCGCGATCACAAGCTGATGAAGGTGATCTTCGCGCAGCTCGGAAGTTCGGGACAATTGGGCTTGGTTGAGCGCACGCATGACCGTCTTTTCGATATGATTCGCGCCATGATCCGAGAAAAGCGAAGCCTCGGCGAGGCCGATTTGAACGAACGCACTTACGTCGTCGGGCAACTGGTTCTTGCCATTTGGCATTCGCAGGTCGAAAAAGATTGGATGAAACTCGACGCGCGTTCGGTGGCGCGCCGAGCGTTAAGTATGATTCAGGTCTGCATTCAAGACGGGGGACGGTCGTGAACAAAGAGAAAACGCTGGCGCTGATCGGGGCCGTGTTCGGTGGTTTCGCCGTTGTCGCGCAGTACTATCTGATCTTGGAGAATCGGGTCGTCGATCCCTTCGAAACGACCGTCCGCTTTTTCAGCTTCTTCACGATTCTGACGAACGCGCTGGTGGCGTTGTTCTTCACTTTCCAGCTCGTCAAAACCGATTCGTGGTTGGGGCGTCAGTTCGCCCGTCCGGGAGTTTCGACCGCATTGACGGTCTACATTTTCGTGGTGGGGGCGGTTTACTTCTTTCTGTTACGTCATCTCTGGACGCCGACGGGTTTACAAAGGGTCGTCGATGAAATTCTGCATTCCGTGATGCCCGTGTTGATGCTCGTTTATTGGTTCGGGTTCGAGGCGAAACGTCCCGTGCGCTGGACGAAAATTCCCTCGTGGCTGCTTTTTCCGACGGGTTACCTGATTTACGTTCTGGTGCGGGGCTCGTATGCCGAGTGGTATCCTTACCCCTTCGTGGACGCGGCGAAATTAAGTCCCGCACAGTTGGGCGGAAATATCTTCGGGTTGGTGGGACTTTTTGCGGTGTTGGCTTTCTTGTTCGTCGGGATCGGGAAAATCATGGCGCGTCGGCGCTCGCCCGGTGAGTTTTTCTATATGATATTGAAAGCGCCGCGCGCGCAGGTGTTTCGGGCCTTGACGGACGCGCAGGCGATTGCGCGCTGGCGCGTTCCCGAGGGCATGCGGTCCGAGATCCATGAATTCGAAGCGCGACCGGGCGGTCGTTTTCGCATTTCGCTGATCTACGAGCAAAAAGATCTGGCCGGTAAAAGCTCTGAACACGCGGATACTTATCACGGGCGTTTTCAGGAGTGGCTCGAGAACGAAAAAATCGTCGAGGTCAGTGAATTCGAGTCCGAAGATCCCGGCTTCAAGGGCGAGATGGTCATGACCTATCGTTTGCGTGCGATTCCGGAAGGCACCGAGCTGACCGCCACCCACGCGGGGCTTCCGCGCGGGATCAAACCCGAGGACAACGAAGCCGGTTGGACGATGTCGTTGGCTAAACTGAAAGCTTTCGTTGAGCGGTCCTGAAAATTGGAATAGCGTTCGGGTCCTATGGAGCTCGGCGGTTTTTCCAACCTCGGCATTTTGCTCGCGCAAATTCTGATCATCGTGGTCGCGTCTCGACTGGCCGGGCGGCTGATGCGCGTCTTCGGGCAACCGGCGGTCGTGGGAGAGATGATCGCGGGCATTGTCCTCGGTCACTCCGTTTTTGGCCTTGTCTGGCCGGCGGGTTTTCAGGTGGTCTTTCCGGCGGCGTCGATGCCGAATCTATACGTTCTGGCGCAGCTGGGGCTTATTTTGTTCATGTTCGTGGTCGGGATGGATTTGCGGATCGAGCACTTGAAATCTCGGGCGAAGACGGCGGTCGTGATTTCCCACGTGAGCATCGTGGCGCCGTTTCTTCTGGGTGTGGGCGCGCCGTCACTTCGAAAGCGAGCTTTTTGTGACGGGCAACATCGGATCGGCCAGCCGTACGGACGAAGAGAGCGAGAGCGGAGACGGCGGGCAAACCTGCAAGGTCATGCGTTCGATGGCGTTCACCATCACGCGTTCCGCGGCGAGCGCCGCGACCGTCGTCGTTGAACAGTCGATGGCGCGTAAGCCGGGCGCGACGAACATGGAATGGAACGAAACCGCGTGCATGGGACCGAACGGATCGGACTGGCTCAAGCGCGAGATGGATAAGGTTTTCCGTTTCAAAATCAATCTGACCAAATAATCGGGGACGGGCTCAAACTTGGAACCGGGGCTCGCCGCAATTCCGCGGCGGGCCCTTTTTATTGCATCTCGATCGGCAAAAGAATCTCCGTCAGCAGCTTGTCCTCGGGAACTTGCGCGGGACTGTTGAGGTAGTGCTCAATGCAAAACTCGGGGCGCAGCCGTACCCGTCGATCCGCTAAAAGTTGAAACGCATCCGCGAACGCGGTGCCGATCTTCGCGTAGGTTCCGCGCAGCAGAAAGCTGGCGTATTGTCCTTCGGGGATGGTGCGTTCGCGAAAGCCCGGCGGCAGTTGCATCGGCGATTTCAGAACGACGCCCGCTTGATAGATTTTGGCTTCGTCGCCGGATTTTCCGGGCTCCATTCCGCTCAGGCCCAATGTTTGGGTCACGGCCTCGCGACCGATGGCGGGAAAGTGGTTCCAGAAGGCGGGCCACAACGCTCCGGCCGTCTGCGGAAAGTCGCCGCGCCCTTCGATGAAAATCACATGAGTTGCGGGACGCAAGACTCGATCAAAATTCGCGAACGTGCCCATGGAAGCCTCCTCCAAGAAAATTCTAACGCCGGCCCCTTCGTGAAGCGAGCCGCCCATGGTCAAAAGTGGGACGCGTTCTTGCAATATCCGCTGAGGGCGTCCGGATGGGGCGAATTGGGTATTGGATCGGGGCATTGAGCGCGTTAGGATGATTTCGCGGAGCCGTATTTCGGCCCGTCTCAAGGAGCTTTCATGGAAAGATTCCCGTCATCGACCGCGCTTCAGGATCACTCTTTCCAACTCGCTTCGGCGGAAGAGGTCTTGGAGTGTTTTCGCGAGAAGGAACGACGCAAGGTTCTGTTACCACGCCTGATGCCTTTTCCGGTCATCGCGGATTATTACTACGCCTGGAGCGAGGCTTCGGGCGTGTATCTGTATCTGATTTTCCGCCGACCCGATTGGAAAAAACCGCGTGGGGTCGTTTTCAAACGGATGCACGCGATGGCGGAAGGGCAGACGGGACGGATGTGCGATTGGTGTCACGCGTATGGCGGGAGCGACAAGGTCGGCATGATGACGACGGCTCTGGACGCCCAACGTTCGGCGGGTTTGGTTCTGTGTTTGGATCTGGCCTGCTTCGACAAATTGGAAACGATTTCGAATCAATCCAAAAAGCCCATCGAGAAGCTCGCGGGTGGTCTTTTGGAACGGATGGGCGCGTTCGTGACGAGCGCTCGTCACGACGAGGAATAGACGACGAATAACGGAGGTTTTGGATGAAGACGGTTATCTTTTTGGGCTCGTTGATCGTGGCGAATTTCGCTTTCGCGCACGCCATTCAACCCGGAATGTGGCGCGCCGAGAACAGCGTGAAGTTGAATGGGGTACCGCTCCCGGGCTCTGAAAACGAAGAATGCATTTCGAAGTCGAAGGCCCGCGATTTGCGCGCCACGATCACGAAAGATCTGAAAGACAAGGGTTGCGAACTCACGCGTTGGAAGGTGAAGAGCAAAAAACTCGACGCCGCTCTTCGCTGTAAAAACGACGATATCGACGCCAACGGAAATCTGGTCGGCGCGGTCACCGACAAAATGTACGATCTGAAGGGCGAGGCCAACGGCAAATGGAAAGCCATTCCCGCGACGGTCGCCGTGCACATGAAGGGAAATTGGGTCAGCGATTGCCCACGCTGATCTTTCAGAACTGCCGCTTTTCAGAGGAAATATGACCAATTGGAAACCCCGCGGGTATAACGTTTTGTCGCCTTACCTGCTGACGAATCGCCCCAACCAGCTACTGAAATTTCTAGAGAAAGTCTTGGGCGGCGAGCGTCGTCACGTTCAAGAAGACGACGAGGGCCGCGTGATGCACGCCGAAATCAAGATCGGCGATTCCGTTTTGATGATGGGGGATCCCGGTGACGGCTCCTCTGATCACTGCCACATTCACGTTTACGTTCCGAACGCCAAGGCCGTCTACGCGAAGGCCATCAAGGCGGGGGCGAAGAGCGTGCGCAAAGTCGAGCAAAAACAAGATGCCGACCAACGCGGTGGATTCACCGATCCCACGGGCTCGGTCACCGTTTGGGTGGGCACGCACGTGGGTTTGAAAAAGAAGAAACGTTAACGACAGTTGTTCGCGCGCACGTAGACCGTCGGGTCTTCGTTCGGCAGCGTTTGCGGCTGTCCTTGGCCCGCGCCGCCGATCGGTTCGCTGGAGGGGCGGAACGTATCGAAGGTCGCGAAACGTGCGATTTTCGATACTGCGCGGTCCAGGGCTTTGTCCTGCTTCGGGGTGCCGTGGGAACCGTGACCTTGGTGGCCGGCGTGGTGATCGTGACCGCTGCCCCCGCGGGGTTCGCTGCTGACGCCGTTCCAACGGCTTTGCCAAGGATAGCAGTAGCGATCACCCACGGGACAATTGAATGAAATGCGGGTGAACCCGTTGGCGCGCAGCCAAGCGGCGACCACCTGATCGACCCAACCGTGCAGCTTCCAGAAAACGGGGTTCACGTGGGCGCTGTAGGAGTTCCCTAGATAGTTGAACTCGGGCGAAGCGAATTGCGTGCCCAGGAAATTGGGTGTCAGCACTTGCGCCAGGTTTTGGGGAAAGTCGTCCCCTTGACGGGGCGTGGCCGCCCACCGCATGTGGAGCATGTTGTGGATGGTGAACTCCAGAGCGTAACCGACTTCGCTGAGCGTATGCACGCGCAGAAAGTTCGGATCCATGAACCACTCTTGCCAAGCGTCGATGTAGGCGCGTGCGGTCGGCCCTTTCGGATCTTGCGGCTGCGTGCTCCACGGATTCGCGTTCGGCACGGGCCAAGTGGCGTCGTTATCCGAAGGGATTCGCGTCCACGGCGCGATACAAGGAAGTCCCTGCGAAACGAGCGTCGACTGAAGTTGATCGATCATCATGTGGTGCATGAGCAGGAACTCTTCGCCGGCGGGATTGTAAGTCGCGCTCGCGCCGGGCATCGGGCAAAGACGCGCGTGGTTTCCCCATACGGGAGAGTTGCGGCGAAGCGCGGTTTGTTCGTTCGCGCTGAGCTGATCCCAACCGCCGCGAGTGGCGTGCCACAGGAAGTGATATTGGCGATGAACCGCCGATCCCATGAGCTGATTGATGATGTTTTGTTGCTGGGGCGTGACGGCGTCCGTAAAGGCGAAACAGCGGGCGCGGTCGTCCGCGAAGAGTTCTTGATTGAATTGCGCGTGCGCGTTCACGCCAACGATCGCGATCAACGACACCAAAATCTTTTTCATGTCGCCAATATTAATGACTTTTATCCCGTTTCTCGCCTGTCGAGTTTTTGGACGGTAAGTCTTTCCCACCGGTACGTCCGGATCTCGCCCCAGGAATCAGCCTGCGGTCGGGGCTTTCGGTTTTGGAGGCGGCTTCGGGATTGCGACGGCTTCGTTTCACAAAGGAGAACCCCATGAAAGCGAAACCCAAATTACGTCCCGGTAGCTCCGTTTGCTGGAACTGGCGCGACCTTGTCGTCACCGGGACCGTGAAACGCGTTTACCACGAGCGCGTCGAGCTGGAATTACGTGGCACGCGTTATGTCCGCAATGGCACGCCGGAGCGACCCGCGTATCTAATCACTTCGGCCGCCGGGAATGACGTCTTGAAACTCGCCAGCGAGGTGCGTCGCGCGAAATAGTGGGGCGAAAGCGGAAGGAACGTTTATTGCGGCCCAACTCGAGTGAGGGGTCACGATCAACAAAGGAGAAGCCTCATGCCTCGCGGAGATAAATCAAGTTACACCAGCAAGCAAAAGCGCCAAGCCCGTCACATCGAAGAGAGCTACGAAAAGAAAGGGGTTTCCACCAAGGAGGCGGCGAAGCGCGCCTGGGCCACCGTGAACAAGGAAACGGGTGGCGCCGGCAAAAAGGTCTCGAAGACGGCGTCCTCAAAAAAGGCCGCGCGCACTCGTCGCCATGAAGGTCACGCCCACGCCTGAATCGGGTCCGAAAAAAATCCCCGAATCCGTCCCCGTACGGGCCGGAATAGGGTTTGCTGCGCAATTGAGGAACGCCGAGGACGGCGTTCCTCAATTTCTTCTGAAGGAGCAGCACATGGCCAACATCCGCTACGATCGCTTTTATCAATACAATCCCTACAACCCCGAATACCCGACGTCCCCCTTTTATCACGGTGCGGAAGATGGATACGGTCGCAATGAGCCGGTCACGCGTTACTCGGATGAAGGCCATATCTCCTACGCGGATCGCGCGGGCAGCCGTCCCTATCAACCGAACTTCAGCGCGGATTACGGACGTGACGACTTCCGGGCGATGAGCATGCCGGAAGGCGGAATCTACGGCGAAACGATTCGCGGATCGCATGCGGGCAAAGGCCCGAAAGGCTGGAGCCGTTCGGACGAACGCATTCGGGATCAAGTTTGCGACACTCTCGAGATGGATGCCTACATCGACGCGAGCGAAATTGAGGTCGAAGTGAAAGAAGGCATCGTCACGTTGAGCGGAAAGGTCGATCATCGCTCAACCAAACGCCGTGCCGCCGACCGAATTGAAAATCTACCCGGAGTGCGGGACGTCGACAACAATCTGACCATCGATCAAAGCTTCTTCCAGCAAGCCAAAGAAATGCTGACGGGCGAGCCCGAGGCGCGCGCGACTCACCGAGGTCAAGGACCCAAATCGGCCCGTCACTAGTCGCGCGAAATTCGCCAACCGAGGAGGTCTTCATGGCACGTCGAAGTTATCCCCAAAGTGTTCCACCACCTTATGCGGACGCCGGCGAGTACACGCGTACGACTCCGCCCGAGAACAGTCGACCTTACCAAGGAGATTTGCTGGGCTCTTACGGCGAAGAACGCTTCGGTGCGCGTTCGTCCGCGAAGACGACGGACCGCATGGTCGATCCTTGGGGAATGCGGCCGGGGGCGCAGCCCCAGCGGATGAACTATCGTGGTCGTGGCCCGAAAGGTTGGAAACGCACGGATGAAAGCATACGAGACCGGGTTTGCGATCTTTTGGACGCAAGCCCGGACGTCGACGCTCGCGAGATCGACGTCAGCGTGAAAGACGGTGAGGTCACGCTGAAAGGTCATGTCGAAAACCGCGAAGCGAAGCGCCGCGCAGAGGACATCGTGGGCGATCTTCCGGGCGTCACCGATGTCCACAATCGGCTGCTGATCGACCATCGTCTTTTCGAAGCAACGGTTTCGCCTTCATAAAACCTGCGCTTGCTCCAGCTGGGGATTTGCATTAGCCCTGAAGCGCATGAACTACCGTTTGCGGCGCGCCGAGCGCCAAGGTCTTGAGCCGGTGAACGGCCTCATCGCGCGTGCGAAATCGGGTTGGGGTTATCCCGAGGACTATTTGCGGGCGGCCCTTCCGCTTTTACGGGTCGATGAAAATTACCTTTTCGCGAATCTATGTTTCGAAATCGAGCGGGACGGCGCACGTTGCGGGTTCGTCGCGGTCACCGAAGTCGAGGGCGAGAAATATCTCGATCACCTTTGGATCGATCCGGGGGCGCAGAATCAAGGCGCCGGAAGGTTCGCGCTCTTTCGTCGCTCTTTCGATCGGATCTCCCACGGCCTCGTGGAGGATTCGTGCCGATCGGTCGGCGAACCCGGAGAAACGACATGACCATGTATTCACCGCCGTTTTATCGGGAAGAGCGTTTGGACGTGATCCATCGTTTGATCGATGAAACTCCGTTTGCCATGTTGATCGCCGACCACGATGGATCGATCAGTCATTTGCCGCTCTTGCGCGAGGGTAACGAACTTCTGGGTCACATGGCGCGCGCGAATCCGCAATGGCGAGGCCTGCGCGAGAAGCCCGGCTGTCGTGCGATTTTCCAGGGGCCCCATGCCTACATCTCGCCGGCCTGGTATCAACCGCAAGCCGACAATGTTCCGACCTGGAACTATGCGGCCGCGCACGCTCGCGCACGGTTTACGATCGACGAAGACCCGGTGTCGGCGTATGTGGCGATGGAGCGGATGGTGAATCACTTCGAAGCCAAATACCGGACGGGGTGGGTACTTCCCCGCGGTGAAGCCGCGATTGAAAAGCTGATGAAAGGCATTGTGGTCTTTCGCTTGAGGGAAGCGACGTATGACGCCAAGCTGAAGCTCGGCCAAAAACTCGATCCTGCGGATCGTCAGCGTGTGATCGACGAGCTCGATCAACGCGGGTGTGAAATGCGGGATGTCGCGCGTTGGATGAATGACAACCCACTGACGGATCGCTAGAAACTTTAAAATCCAAGGAGAACAACCATGAAAGTCATGATTCTGCTCGTCGCTTTTTTCCTAAGTGGTGGCGCCTTTGCGGCTGCCGAGACCAAAGAGTTCGACGGCAATGGACTGCAAAATTTGAAAATCAAAAACTCCAGCGGCGACGTCCGCATCACCTTATCGACCGATCAAAAAGCGATCGTGATCGCCGATAAAGTGAAATTCGACAAAGACTGCAAACTCGAGATGAAACGTTTCGGTGACGATCTGTTGATCTCGGTCGAGGGCGATTCGTGGATCGGCTCGTGGTTCGGCGGGAAGGACTGCAAAGTGAATTTCGAAATCAAAGTCCCGTCCAAAATTGCGGCGAGTATTAAAAACGGGTCGGGCGATGTTGAACTGATCGGTACGCAGGGTGCCGTGGACATCTCGGTGGGCAGCGGGAATGTGGCCATCAACGCGGATTCGAAGGACGTGAACGTGAAAACCGGTAGCGGATCGGTGCAGGCGAAAGGTCTATCCGGAAACGCCTTCGTCAAGACGGGCTCGGGCGACATCACGTTGGCCTACGCGGTCGCTCCCACAAAAGCCGAGGTCGATGTTAAAACGGGAAGCGGCGACGCGACCTTGACCGTTCCCGCGGCCACGAAGCTGCTCTCTGATTTCAAAGCGGGCTCGGGCCGACTCGTCAACGAAGTCGGGGATACCGCGAACGCCGATTTCAAGGTTTCCATGCGCGCCGGTAGCGGCGACTTGACGATCAAAAAAGCGGAGTAGGGGCTTCGTCCCTAGTGGAGGGCGACGGGCGAATCACCGGCCAAAAGCCACTCGCGCGCCTCGGCAAGTTGGTCGGGGCGGAAGGCGCGTACTTCCGCGCGTAGAAGTGGGTCGGCCGCACGACTGAGCGCCCGGAGCCACTTCTCGTCCGCCACGACCGCGCACTTTTCAAAATGTTTGAAGAGCCCCAGATTTTTCATCGCGAAACGTAGATCTTGAATGAGCGCTTCGCCATCGACCCCTTCGAGATTTTCGACGATTTCCAGGATGCGGATGTTTCTCCAGTGCATCATACGCGGTTTGATTTTCTCGACCGCTTCCGCGAAGTCCTCTTTGGTGACGTGGCCGGAAACTTTGATTTCGATATATTTACGTTCCGCGTCTTCATGATACAGGATCATCGCTTTCCTCCTGGGGATCGGGACTTCAAGAAGCAGACCGCCCCAAAATTCCCTATTTTGCGGAGTCTGTGCTTGGTCGGCATTTCGCAATGCTGCTCCTCACGGAACCGGATCAAGGCGATTCGGTCCTCACTCCAGGAGGAAATTTGCAGATCTTGGTTCGTACGGACAAAAACGTCAGTGGCCGCGAGGCCGTCACCAGTTACATCGAAGGCGTCATTGACGCCTCATTGTCGCGTTTCGGCACCCACCTCACTCGTGTGGAAGCGCATCTCAGCGATGAGAACGGCCAAGGTAAAGCCGGCGGCAAGGACATTCGCTGCGTTCTAGAG is part of the Pseudobdellovibrionaceae bacterium genome and harbors:
- a CDS encoding BON domain-containing protein yields the protein MARRSYPQSVPPPYADAGEYTRTTPPENSRPYQGDLLGSYGEERFGARSSAKTTDRMVDPWGMRPGAQPQRMNYRGRGPKGWKRTDESIRDRVCDLLDASPDVDAREIDVSVKDGEVTLKGHVENREAKRRAEDIVGDLPGVTDVHNRLLIDHRLFEATVSPS
- a CDS encoding FAD-dependent monooxygenase encodes the protein MKVLIQGAGIAGLSLAAELRLLGIEHRIVERATELKPIGAGITLSVNALGCLAKFLDLDDLRLRGVSLERMYLSDAGGVVLSEVPARLTKDQSPGLALKRGELHAALARAIHPTSLRLGTSIAKIERRTAFLSNGEDFSFDLLVGADGIRSEVRTRFLKSTTPLRYSGYTCWRGLVHHLPVPSQVTEAWGAGCRLGTVPVSANETYVYATLNAQAGEGRGLRAEDILPHFHDFVDRDYLRAIFEEGHIIQSDIEELPAPIWGEDTIVLIGDAAHAMTPNLGQGAAMGIEDAAFLARTLAMGHTDFAQALREERGPRVRWVANQSRRIGRAGQLRHPFVRWSRDRLLRLTPASVMEGNLRRMLTTS
- a CDS encoding GyrI-like domain-containing protein; this encodes MGTFANFDRVLRPATHVIFIEGRGDFPQTAGALWPAFWNHFPAIGREAVTQTLGLSGMEPGKSGDEAKIYQAGVVLKSPMQLPPGFRERTIPEGQYASFLLRGTYAKIGTAFADAFQLLADRRVRLRPEFCIEHYLNSPAQVPEDKLLTEILLPIEMQ
- a CDS encoding FBP domain-containing protein, which codes for MERFPSSTALQDHSFQLASAEEVLECFREKERRKVLLPRLMPFPVIADYYYAWSEASGVYLYLIFRRPDWKKPRGVVFKRMHAMAEGQTGRMCDWCHAYGGSDKVGMMTTALDAQRSAGLVLCLDLACFDKLETISNQSKKPIEKLAGGLLERMGAFVTSARHDEE
- a CDS encoding cation:proton antiporter; translation: MLAQILIIVVASRLAGRLMRVFGQPAVVGEMIAGIVLGHSVFGLVWPAGFQVVFPAASMPNLYVLAQLGLILFMFVVGMDLRIEHLKSRAKTAVVISHVSIVAPFLLGVGAPSLRKRAFCDGQHRIGQPYGRRERERRRRANLQGHAFDGVHHHAFRGERRDRRR
- a CDS encoding DUF4097 family beta strand repeat protein, encoding MKVMILLVAFFLSGGAFAAAETKEFDGNGLQNLKIKNSSGDVRITLSTDQKAIVIADKVKFDKDCKLEMKRFGDDLLISVEGDSWIGSWFGGKDCKVNFEIKVPSKIAASIKNGSGDVELIGTQGAVDISVGSGNVAINADSKDVNVKTGSGSVQAKGLSGNAFVKTGSGDITLAYAVAPTKAEVDVKTGSGDATLTVPAATKLLSDFKAGSGRLVNEVGDTANADFKVSMRAGSGDLTIKKAE
- a CDS encoding DUF3617 family protein, producing the protein MKTVIFLGSLIVANFAFAHAIQPGMWRAENSVKLNGVPLPGSENEECISKSKARDLRATITKDLKDKGCELTRWKVKSKKLDAALRCKNDDIDANGNLVGAVTDKMYDLKGEANGKWKAIPATVAVHMKGNWVSDCPR
- a CDS encoding HPF/RaiA family ribosome-associated protein; protein product: MQILVRTDKNVSGREAVTSYIEGVIDASLSRFGTHLTRVEAHLSDENGQGKAGGKDIRCVLEAKIQGRQPVAVSNDAGTVHDAVQGAASKMESVLSTAIDKLKHM
- a CDS encoding BON domain-containing protein, which encodes MANIRYDRFYQYNPYNPEYPTSPFYHGAEDGYGRNEPVTRYSDEGHISYADRAGSRPYQPNFSADYGRDDFRAMSMPEGGIYGETIRGSHAGKGPKGWSRSDERIRDQVCDTLEMDAYIDASEIEVEVKEGIVTLSGKVDHRSTKRRAADRIENLPGVRDVDNNLTIDQSFFQQAKEMLTGEPEARATHRGQGPKSARH
- a CDS encoding DUF2945 domain-containing protein, coding for MKAKPKLRPGSSVCWNWRDLVVTGTVKRVYHERVELELRGTRYVRNGTPERPAYLITSAAGNDVLKLASEVRRAK
- a CDS encoding Pr6Pr family membrane protein; amino-acid sequence: MNKEKTLALIGAVFGGFAVVAQYYLILENRVVDPFETTVRFFSFFTILTNALVALFFTFQLVKTDSWLGRQFARPGVSTALTVYIFVVGAVYFFLLRHLWTPTGLQRVVDEILHSVMPVLMLVYWFGFEAKRPVRWTKIPSWLLFPTGYLIYVLVRGSYAEWYPYPFVDAAKLSPAQLGGNIFGLVGLFAVLAFLFVGIGKIMARRRSPGEFFYMILKAPRAQVFRALTDAQAIARWRVPEGMRSEIHEFEARPGGRFRISLIYEQKDLAGKSSEHADTYHGRFQEWLENEKIVEVSEFESEDPGFKGEMVMTYRLRAIPEGTELTATHAGLPRGIKPEDNEAGWTMSLAKLKAFVERS
- a CDS encoding TetR/AcrR family transcriptional regulator, with product MVELLLKSTTRILVKDGLTGFNTNKLARVAGVSVGSVYQYFPNKDSLLSALIEAKVAADVEFFIEWMKDAEGWSVERRFEELLLAGIELHRRDHKLMKVIFAQLGSSGQLGLVERTHDRLFDMIRAMIREKRSLGEADLNERTYVVGQLVLAIWHSQVEKDWMKLDARSVARRALSMIQVCIQDGGRS
- a CDS encoding FMN-binding negative transcriptional regulator, translated to MTMYSPPFYREERLDVIHRLIDETPFAMLIADHDGSISHLPLLREGNELLGHMARANPQWRGLREKPGCRAIFQGPHAYISPAWYQPQADNVPTWNYAAAHARARFTIDEDPVSAYVAMERMVNHFEAKYRTGWVLPRGEAAIEKLMKGIVVFRLREATYDAKLKLGQKLDPADRQRVIDELDQRGCEMRDVARWMNDNPLTDR
- a CDS encoding STAS/SEC14 domain-containing protein, whose translation is MILYHEDAERKYIEIKVSGHVTKEDFAEAVEKIKPRMMHWRNIRILEIVENLEGVDGEALIQDLRFAMKNLGLFKHFEKCAVVADEKWLRALSRAADPLLRAEVRAFRPDQLAEAREWLLAGDSPVALH